The Acidimicrobiales bacterium genome has a segment encoding these proteins:
- the hemE gene encoding uroporphyrinogen decarboxylase: MTDADPPAHLADSAYLRACRGEPGDRVPVWFQRQAGRSLPEYHEIRGTGSILTAIAQPDLATEITLQPVRRYGVDAAILYSDIVVPVHAVGFGIDIKPGTGPVADQPFRTRADLERLRPLEPAVDTPYVIETVKQLVAELDVPLIGFAGAPFTVASYLVEGGPSRNYANTKALMRSDPELWNDLMARLTDMAIASLRSQVDAGAAAVQIFDSWAGALHPADYRRFVMPHTARVFAEVADLGVPRAHFGVTTGELLDLIAETGPEVVGVDWRTPLDVARQRIGRTVTLQGNLDPAICLAPIPAVEEEVRAILALNGGHPAHIFNLGHGVLPETDPGVLAHVVDLVHAEGRAQVPAGFQTGP, translated from the coding sequence GTGACCGATGCCGACCCACCCGCCCATCTGGCCGACTCCGCCTATCTCCGGGCCTGCCGGGGCGAGCCCGGCGACCGGGTGCCGGTGTGGTTCCAGCGCCAGGCGGGCCGATCCCTGCCCGAGTACCACGAGATCCGGGGCACCGGGAGCATCCTCACCGCCATCGCCCAACCCGACCTGGCCACCGAGATCACCCTGCAACCGGTTCGCCGCTACGGGGTCGATGCCGCCATCCTCTACAGCGACATCGTGGTGCCGGTGCACGCCGTCGGGTTCGGCATCGACATCAAGCCTGGGACGGGGCCCGTCGCAGACCAGCCGTTCCGCACCCGCGCCGACCTCGAACGGCTCCGTCCCCTCGAACCAGCGGTCGACACCCCCTATGTGATCGAGACCGTGAAGCAACTGGTTGCCGAGCTCGACGTTCCCCTCATCGGCTTCGCCGGTGCCCCCTTCACCGTGGCCAGCTACCTGGTCGAGGGCGGGCCGTCACGCAACTACGCCAACACCAAGGCGCTCATGCGCTCGGACCCCGAGCTGTGGAACGACCTCATGGCGCGCCTCACCGACATGGCGATCGCCTCGTTGCGCTCACAGGTCGACGCCGGCGCCGCCGCGGTGCAGATCTTCGACAGCTGGGCCGGCGCGCTGCACCCCGCCGACTACCGGCGCTTCGTGATGCCCCACACCGCGAGGGTGTTCGCCGAGGTGGCCGACCTCGGGGTGCCCAGGGCCCACTTCGGCGTCACCACCGGCGAGCTGCTCGACCTCATCGCCGAGACCGGACCCGAGGTCGTCGGTGTCGACTGGCGCACCCCGCTCGACGTCGCCCGGCAACGGATCGGCCGCACCGTCACCCTCCAGGGCAACCTCGACCCCGCCATCTGCCTGGCGCCGATCCCCGCGGTGGAAGAGGAGGTGCGGGCCATCCTCGCCCTCAACGGCGGGCACCCGGCGCACATCTTCAACCTGGGCCACGGCGTGCTCCCCGAGACCGATCCCGGGGTCCTCGCCCACGTGGTCGACCTCGTCCACGCCGAGGGTCGCGCCCAGGTCCCGGCCGGTTTCCAGACAGGCCCATGA
- a CDS encoding AI-2E family transporter, with translation MPNDGDTSERAAPRRVAPWVDTMAQYSWRGLVIIVAAAAMIWTAAFLYLVTIPIILAVVLATFCVPFARRLENRGFPPAAAAGVVVIGGLLLLTGVLAAMAPSFVSQAQELRPTIEDGVDEFFEWLETGPVGLSQDEVEDMLSNVGEQTDGIGEMATNVVIAVGSVMAALVLTVVLLFFIVKDGPEIVDWISRRCPPEHHDALSAVAARTWRSLGGFMQATALVALIDAIGIAIGLAILDVPLVFPLAFLVFLGGFIPVVGALVTGMLAVFVAWASGGFGTAIAALAVVLIVQQVESNVLQPVIMKKAVSLHPVVILAGITAGAIIAGIIGAFLAVPVTAMAAAAGNELRLRKEARLAGIPLGPTPLGGAWATAEVGGAKAAVEGPPPEFEGESDSDHPDRDRPDPE, from the coding sequence ATGCCGAACGACGGCGACACGAGCGAACGAGCAGCGCCCCGACGAGTGGCGCCATGGGTCGACACCATGGCCCAGTACTCCTGGCGGGGCCTGGTCATCATCGTCGCCGCGGCGGCGATGATCTGGACCGCCGCGTTCCTCTACCTCGTCACCATCCCCATCATCCTGGCCGTCGTCCTGGCCACCTTCTGCGTCCCCTTCGCCCGTCGGTTGGAGAACAGGGGATTCCCACCCGCAGCCGCAGCAGGGGTCGTCGTCATCGGCGGGCTGCTCCTGCTCACCGGGGTCCTCGCCGCCATGGCTCCCTCGTTCGTGAGCCAGGCCCAGGAGCTGCGTCCCACGATCGAGGACGGGGTGGACGAGTTCTTCGAGTGGCTCGAGACCGGACCGGTCGGGCTCTCCCAGGACGAGGTCGAGGACATGCTGTCCAACGTCGGCGAGCAGACCGACGGCATCGGCGAGATGGCCACCAACGTCGTCATCGCCGTGGGCTCGGTCATGGCCGCCCTGGTGCTCACCGTCGTGTTGCTGTTCTTCATCGTGAAGGACGGACCCGAGATCGTCGACTGGATCTCGAGGCGCTGCCCACCCGAACATCACGACGCGCTCTCGGCGGTGGCCGCACGAACCTGGCGGTCGCTCGGTGGGTTCATGCAGGCCACTGCGCTGGTCGCGCTCATCGACGCGATCGGGATCGCCATCGGTCTGGCGATCCTCGACGTGCCCCTGGTGTTCCCCTTGGCGTTCCTCGTGTTCCTCGGCGGGTTCATCCCCGTGGTCGGTGCGTTGGTCACCGGCATGCTGGCCGTCTTCGTCGCCTGGGCATCGGGTGGGTTCGGCACCGCCATCGCCGCGCTGGCGGTCGTCCTCATCGTCCAGCAGGTCGAGTCGAACGTCTTGCAGCCGGTGATCATGAAGAAGGCGGTGTCGCTGCACCCGGTCGTGATCCTGGCCGGCATCACCGCCGGCGCGATCATCGCCGGGATCATCGGTGCCTTCCTCGCGGTGCCGGTCACCGCCATGGCCGCGGCCGCGGGCAACGAGCTGCGCTTGCGCAAGGAGGCGCGACTGGCCGGCATCCCGCTCGGGCCGACACCCCTCGGCGGTGCCTGGGCCACCGCCGAGGTCGGCGGCGCCAAAGCAGCCGTGGAAGGCCCACCACCGGAGTTCGAGGGCGAGTCCGACAGCGACCACCCCGACCGCGACCGCCCCGACCCTGAGTAG
- a CDS encoding enoyl-CoA hydratase/isomerase family protein, with protein MTDDATGLVVAEEGRVVRVTLNRPDRLNVLDDTLRRALADLLHQLEDRPDISVLVLAGEGRAFSAGADFRNTAYPPIEGDWAQRRHATGSWQRVLEQLDRIPQVTVARLHSHVVGGAALLAAACDIRVAADDTVLRIPELAIGIPLTWAGIPLLVREVGLPTARDWIMTCRSVDADELHRTGFAQRVAPRDQLDAAVEDCIEQLLAIPPGPLAMTRAMTSAIGRTNPTMVAAWGDADHQHWSFTEDEYREAARAYAERLRKG; from the coding sequence ATGACCGATGACGCCACCGGCCTGGTGGTCGCCGAAGAGGGACGGGTCGTGCGGGTGACCCTGAACCGCCCCGACCGGCTCAACGTGCTCGACGACACCCTGCGCAGGGCCCTCGCCGACCTGCTCCATCAGCTCGAGGACCGCCCCGACATCTCGGTGCTGGTGCTCGCCGGGGAAGGGCGAGCGTTCTCTGCCGGCGCGGACTTCCGCAACACCGCCTACCCACCAATCGAGGGCGACTGGGCACAGCGACGCCACGCGACCGGGAGCTGGCAGCGTGTGCTCGAACAGCTCGACCGGATCCCCCAGGTCACCGTCGCCCGACTCCACAGCCACGTGGTGGGCGGGGCCGCGCTGCTGGCCGCCGCCTGCGACATCCGGGTGGCAGCCGACGACACCGTGCTACGGATCCCCGAGCTGGCGATCGGCATCCCCCTCACCTGGGCGGGCATCCCCCTGCTGGTGCGCGAGGTCGGCCTGCCCACCGCCCGCGACTGGATCATGACCTGCCGATCGGTCGACGCCGACGAGCTGCATCGCACCGGGTTCGCCCAACGGGTGGCACCCCGAGATCAGCTCGACGCCGCGGTAGAGGACTGCATCGAGCAGCTGCTCGCCATCCCGCCCGGTCCCCTCGCCATGACCAGGGCCATGACCTCGGCGATCGGTCGCACCAACCCGACGATGGTCGCCGCATGGGGCGACGCCGACCACCAGCACTGGTCGTTCACCGAAGACGAGTACCGCGAGGCCGCCCGGGCCTACGCCGAGCGCCTGCGCAAGGGCTGA
- a CDS encoding HAD family hydrolase: MTDIELVVTDLDGTLWDTSDIAALHPRTSAAVAELERRGYPLLVATGRRLASTRAPLARFGLHPPAVLLNGAMVVDLATDERLHRHAFAPDDAAAVLQQFLAAGVEPCVYVEHDEVDVFVGENPSTHPEHLRSFGEWARTGDLDHIVATEAVLAFGVLSIPADRAAEVAAKLHSIANAHLSDERQYSGGMTITVAPPDLSKWLGVEAFCVARGYDPHKVLAIGDGPNDLELLDGAAVAVAPEDAHPEAIARADHIVPKALHGGWADLLDLLP, from the coding sequence GTGACCGACATCGAACTCGTCGTCACCGACCTCGACGGCACCCTCTGGGACACCTCCGACATCGCCGCGCTCCACCCCCGCACCTCCGCCGCCGTCGCCGAGCTCGAGCGCCGGGGGTACCCGCTGCTCGTCGCCACGGGCCGCCGGCTCGCATCGACCAGGGCGCCACTCGCCCGCTTCGGCCTCCACCCGCCCGCCGTGTTGCTCAACGGGGCCATGGTCGTCGACCTCGCCACCGACGAGCGCCTCCACCGTCACGCCTTCGCCCCCGACGACGCCGCCGCAGTGCTCCAGCAGTTCCTCGCCGCAGGGGTGGAACCATGCGTCTACGTCGAGCACGACGAGGTCGACGTGTTCGTGGGCGAGAATCCCTCCACCCATCCCGAGCACCTGCGCTCGTTCGGCGAGTGGGCCCGCACCGGCGACCTGGACCACATCGTCGCCACCGAAGCGGTCCTCGCCTTCGGAGTGCTGAGCATCCCCGCCGATCGGGCAGCCGAGGTCGCCGCCAAGCTTCACTCGATCGCCAACGCCCACCTCAGCGACGAGCGCCAGTACTCCGGGGGCATGACCATCACCGTCGCGCCGCCCGACCTGTCGAAGTGGTTGGGCGTCGAGGCCTTCTGCGTGGCCCGCGGCTACGACCCCCACAAGGTGCTGGCCATCGGCGACGGGCCGAACGACCTCGAGCTGCTCGACGGTGCCGCCGTCGCCGTCGCCCCCGAGGATGCCCACCCCGAGGCCATCGCCCGCGCCGACCACATCGTGCCCAAGGCCCTCCACGGCGGATGGGCCGACCTGCTCGACCTGTTGCCCTGA
- a CDS encoding class E sortase codes for MQNVSSHRPDRRLFAAIVAVLLLLAGCSSAGGSEMTGQELGSATLAAYTADWPALSAATTTTTTTTDPPPAPLPELPVADPLPANPFQAEPEDVVIGHITVDRLGIDEALHQGMSLTMINRGPSHWPGTAMPGQVGNMVLAGHRTTYSRPFHDLDLIEPGDEMIIEAEGETHTYQAVNTEIVDPDDMWIADQSYEFTATTFACHPKGSARHRIVVFWQLVDDDGEPVPGLA; via the coding sequence GTGCAAAACGTGTCCTCCCACCGTCCCGACCGGCGCCTGTTCGCCGCCATCGTCGCTGTGCTGCTCCTGCTGGCGGGGTGCAGCAGCGCCGGCGGCAGCGAGATGACCGGCCAAGAACTCGGATCGGCCACCCTCGCCGCCTACACCGCCGACTGGCCGGCGCTCAGTGCCGCCACCACGACCACGACGACCACGACCGATCCGCCACCTGCTCCACTGCCCGAGCTGCCGGTTGCCGATCCGCTTCCCGCCAACCCGTTCCAGGCCGAGCCCGAAGACGTGGTCATCGGCCACATCACCGTGGACCGGCTCGGGATCGACGAGGCGCTGCACCAGGGCATGAGCCTCACCATGATCAACCGGGGCCCCAGCCACTGGCCGGGCACCGCGATGCCCGGCCAGGTCGGCAACATGGTGCTCGCCGGTCACCGCACCACCTACAGCCGTCCCTTCCACGACCTCGACCTGATCGAACCGGGGGACGAGATGATCATCGAGGCCGAGGGCGAGACCCACACCTACCAGGCCGTGAACACCGAGATCGTCGACCCCGACGACATGTGGATCGCCGACCAGAGCTACGAGTTCACCGCCACCACCTTCGCCTGCCACCCCAAGGGTTCGGCCCGGCACCGCATCGTGGTGTTCTGGCAGCTCGTCGACGACGACGGCGAGCCCGTGCCCGGCCTGGCGTGA
- the hemG gene encoding protoporphyrinogen oxidase, protein MTRSIAVVGGGIAGLTAAFDLHRQGHEVHLLEAADRFGGKLHTAPFAGVDLDSGPDSVLARVPWALELFDELGLDDEVVPQPPGSAYLYSRGELRRIPQGTVLGIPTDLDLLAESGVVSLDATARAADDLTMADDRPDGDESVGSLIRRRLGDEILERLVDPLLGGINAGDTDRLSLAAGAPQIAAAATSPHASLIEALRAQRANAPAPSDAPVFYTLRGGLGRLVDALVDALDGADLRTDTPIGSIERDGDRWRVSAQGGTLGSETLEVDGIVVATPAFVAADLLAELAPAAADGLARIDYSSVALVAMAFADDATGRPLDGTGFLVPRSEGLLLTACSWASTKWPHLHRPGQFLVRASAGRFGDERAIQMDDKMLVEAILADLATTMDLHGDPTEVRVTRWPRSFPQYTPGHLDRVAEIEAALAEAAPGIVLAGAAYRGVGIPACINSGHQATRALAR, encoded by the coding sequence ATGACGCGTTCGATCGCTGTCGTCGGTGGCGGCATCGCCGGGCTGACCGCCGCCTTCGACCTCCACCGCCAGGGCCACGAGGTCCACCTGCTCGAGGCCGCCGACCGCTTCGGCGGCAAGCTGCACACCGCTCCCTTCGCGGGCGTCGATCTCGACTCGGGACCCGACTCGGTGCTGGCCCGGGTGCCGTGGGCGCTCGAACTCTTCGACGAGCTGGGACTCGACGACGAGGTCGTCCCCCAACCACCCGGTTCGGCCTATCTCTACAGCCGCGGCGAGCTGCGGCGCATCCCCCAGGGGACCGTGCTCGGGATCCCGACCGATCTCGACCTGCTCGCCGAGTCAGGCGTGGTGTCGCTCGACGCGACCGCCCGCGCCGCCGACGATCTCACCATGGCCGACGACCGGCCCGACGGCGACGAGTCGGTGGGATCGCTCATCCGTCGACGCCTGGGCGACGAGATCCTCGAGCGTCTGGTGGATCCGCTGCTCGGCGGCATCAACGCCGGTGACACCGACCGGCTGAGCCTGGCCGCCGGCGCTCCTCAGATCGCCGCTGCCGCCACCAGTCCACATGCCAGCCTCATCGAGGCGCTGCGCGCCCAACGGGCAAACGCCCCCGCACCCAGCGACGCGCCGGTCTTCTACACCTTGCGTGGTGGGCTCGGCCGCCTGGTCGACGCCCTCGTCGACGCCCTCGACGGGGCCGATCTCCGGACCGACACGCCGATCGGCTCGATCGAGCGGGATGGTGACCGGTGGCGGGTGTCGGCGCAAGGTGGGACGCTCGGGTCCGAGACGCTCGAGGTCGACGGGATCGTCGTCGCCACCCCCGCGTTCGTCGCCGCCGATCTGCTGGCCGAACTGGCCCCCGCCGCCGCCGACGGGCTGGCCCGGATCGACTACTCGTCGGTGGCGCTGGTGGCCATGGCCTTCGCGGACGACGCCACCGGGCGGCCACTCGACGGCACCGGCTTCCTCGTTCCCCGCTCCGAGGGGTTGCTGCTCACCGCCTGCTCGTGGGCCTCGACCAAGTGGCCACATCTCCACCGACCCGGCCAGTTCCTGGTACGGGCGTCAGCGGGACGCTTCGGTGACGAGCGCGCCATCCAGATGGACGACAAGATGCTCGTCGAGGCGATCCTCGCCGACCTGGCCACCACGATGGACCTCCACGGCGACCCCACCGAGGTCCGGGTCACCCGCTGGCCCCGCTCCTTCCCCCAGTACACGCCGGGGCACCTCGACCGCGTCGCCGAGATCGAGGCCGCACTCGCCGAAGCGGCTCCCGGCATCGTCCTGGCCGGTGCCGCCTACCGAGGGGTCGGCATCCCCGCCTGCATCAACTCGGGTCATCAAGCCACCCGCGCGCTCGCCAGATAG
- a CDS encoding isocitrate lyase/phosphoenolpyruvate mutase family protein: MHEMTGMAGRFLALHHDHRPLLQPNAWDAGSARVLEAMGFEAIATTSSGFAATLGRVDYRVSRDEALEHARAVAAAVDVPVAADTENGFADDPDGVAETVRRAAGTGVAGCSIEDYTGRDDDPIYDAALAAERVAAAADAAHAGPDQLVLTARAENHLHGRDDLADTIARLQAFQEAGADVLFAPGVVDPDDLRVLVGSVDRPVNVLALPGCPPVETLGELGVARVSVGGAFAHVALGGLVAAATELREAGTFHYWTQVGASLPTIRRALDPRS, encoded by the coding sequence ATGCACGAGATGACCGGGATGGCGGGGCGGTTCCTCGCCCTGCACCACGACCACCGACCCTTGCTACAGCCGAACGCGTGGGACGCGGGCTCGGCGAGGGTGCTCGAGGCGATGGGCTTCGAGGCGATCGCGACGACCAGCAGCGGGTTCGCCGCGACGCTCGGGCGGGTCGACTACCGGGTGAGCCGGGACGAAGCGCTCGAGCACGCACGGGCCGTTGCGGCCGCGGTGGACGTCCCCGTGGCGGCCGACACCGAGAACGGGTTCGCCGACGATCCCGACGGCGTGGCCGAGACCGTGCGGCGGGCGGCGGGGACCGGCGTGGCCGGATGCTCGATCGAGGACTACACGGGCCGCGACGACGACCCGATCTATGACGCCGCGCTGGCCGCCGAGCGCGTCGCGGCGGCCGCCGATGCCGCCCACGCGGGTCCCGATCAGCTCGTCCTCACCGCGCGGGCCGAGAACCACCTGCACGGTCGCGACGACCTGGCCGACACGATCGCTCGCCTGCAGGCGTTCCAGGAGGCCGGAGCCGACGTGCTCTTCGCCCCGGGCGTGGTCGATCCCGACGATCTCCGCGTGCTCGTCGGGTCGGTCGATCGCCCGGTCAACGTGCTCGCCCTACCCGGCTGTCCCCCGGTCGAGACCCTCGGCGAGCTCGGCGTGGCCCGGGTCTCGGTGGGCGGCGCGTTCGCCCACGTCGCACTCGGTGGGCTCGTGGCTGCCGCCACCGAGCTGCGCGAGGCGGGGACCTTCCACTACTGGACCCAGGTCGGCGCTTCGCTGCCCACGATCCGCAGGGCGCTCGACCCGCGGTCCTGA
- a CDS encoding GNAT family N-acetyltransferase encodes MTVTFRGASTADGDAIGELLVEAGRAGWSGFLTPDQLEQIEGQPDKWAQRIGGPGPNPNLVVAEDDEGLAGFIWVHQCGNLDLARPTGEVGTFYTHPRVWGAGVGRRLMDHGLDRLRGLGYTECVLWTEERNQRPRRIYEQMGWTLDGATRTRDYQEVPITEIRHRYEL; translated from the coding sequence ATGACCGTCACCTTCCGAGGTGCCTCAACCGCCGATGGCGATGCCATCGGCGAGCTGCTGGTCGAGGCAGGCCGCGCCGGGTGGTCCGGCTTCCTCACCCCCGACCAGCTCGAACAGATCGAGGGCCAGCCCGACAAGTGGGCCCAACGGATCGGTGGACCCGGGCCGAACCCCAACCTGGTGGTGGCCGAGGACGACGAGGGCCTGGCCGGGTTCATCTGGGTCCACCAGTGCGGCAACCTCGACCTCGCCCGACCCACCGGCGAGGTCGGCACCTTCTACACCCACCCCCGCGTGTGGGGCGCCGGCGTGGGTCGCCGGCTCATGGACCACGGACTCGACCGCCTACGAGGATTGGGCTACACCGAGTGCGTGCTGTGGACCGAGGAACGCAACCAACGCCCCCGACGCATCTACGAGCAGATGGGCTGGACCCTCGACGGCGCCACCCGAACCCGCGACTACCAGGAAGTCCCCATCACCGAGATCCGCCACCGGTACGAGCTGTGA
- a CDS encoding AAA family ATPase has translation MPSHPELQAEQAYIDHAYESLEANRLSAVRLKEMVEVGKGGTEQARWEREVINDNIIHRLQQLHVGDASLVFGRIDHDPDHGDDSFYIGRVSVSGPDREPLVVDWRAPVAEAFYRATPLQSLGLIRRRHFATRGRTLLGIEDELFGDAAVAAINGDGPTISGHGALIAALETARTGRLGDIVATIQGEQDEIIRAELPGILVVQGGPGTGKTVVALHRAAYLLYTHRFPLEGQGVLVVGPNRLFLNYIEQVLPSLGEAGVELAVLADLIDEVRVAGSDRGLAARVKGDLRMTGFVARAVRDRERPLRAPLRVGYGLTRLSMTVEESAQIVNEARRRYRWHNPARKYVEARVYEVLAGSGPEQLDPDTVRQRLKATIELREALDWMWPLLSPAELLHDLFGSKALLRNAAQGRLPSEVRRRRAARTGGNAGDAGGLTDDEWQSLHRPRSDHALSVIWTTDDVALLDEARALLGPRKRSHELEPRTYGHIVVDEAQDLSPMALRTLGRRSLNGSMTIVGDIAQSTGAWAHDDWDEVLEQLPQKRPSRRAELTVGYRIPAPNMAMATRVLRVAAPELTPPRSVRQDGDPPRIIATAGGGRSLADAVVDAALDEVDAVGAGSVAVICPHTLVDRLCTAFEERRVEYGRATRHGLDSQITVVAVGIVKGLELDASVVVEPAAIIEDEAQGLRSLYVALTRSTKRLAVVHERPLPEFLAE, from the coding sequence ATGCCGTCCCATCCTGAGCTGCAGGCCGAGCAGGCCTACATCGACCATGCCTACGAGTCGCTGGAAGCGAATCGTCTGTCGGCGGTGCGCCTCAAGGAGATGGTCGAGGTGGGCAAGGGCGGCACCGAGCAGGCCCGGTGGGAGCGCGAGGTCATCAACGACAACATCATCCACCGCCTCCAGCAGCTGCACGTGGGGGACGCCTCGCTGGTGTTCGGCCGGATCGACCACGACCCCGACCACGGCGACGACTCGTTCTACATCGGTCGGGTGTCGGTGTCGGGCCCCGACCGCGAACCGTTGGTGGTCGACTGGCGGGCGCCGGTGGCCGAGGCGTTCTACCGGGCGACGCCACTCCAGTCGCTGGGACTGATCCGGCGCCGGCACTTCGCCACCCGGGGGCGCACCCTCCTCGGCATCGAGGACGAGCTCTTCGGCGATGCTGCGGTGGCCGCCATCAACGGCGACGGGCCCACGATCTCGGGGCATGGTGCGCTGATCGCCGCGCTGGAGACGGCCCGCACCGGTCGTCTGGGCGACATCGTCGCCACCATCCAGGGCGAACAGGACGAGATCATCCGCGCCGAGCTGCCCGGCATCCTGGTCGTACAAGGGGGGCCGGGCACCGGCAAGACGGTCGTGGCGCTGCACCGGGCCGCCTACCTGCTCTACACCCACCGGTTCCCGCTCGAGGGCCAGGGCGTGCTGGTCGTCGGGCCCAATCGGCTGTTCCTCAACTACATCGAGCAGGTGCTCCCCTCGTTGGGCGAGGCGGGCGTCGAGCTGGCAGTGCTGGCCGATCTCATCGACGAGGTGCGGGTGGCCGGCTCCGACCGCGGTCTCGCCGCGAGGGTGAAGGGCGATCTGCGCATGACCGGGTTCGTCGCCCGGGCGGTGCGCGACCGCGAGCGACCCCTCCGGGCACCGTTGCGGGTCGGGTACGGGCTCACCCGTCTGTCGATGACGGTCGAGGAGAGCGCCCAGATCGTGAACGAGGCCCGCCGCCGCTACCGGTGGCACAACCCGGCCCGCAAGTACGTCGAGGCCCGGGTCTATGAGGTGCTGGCGGGCAGTGGCCCCGAACAGCTCGACCCCGACACGGTGCGCCAGCGGTTGAAGGCCACGATCGAGCTGCGCGAGGCGCTCGACTGGATGTGGCCGTTGCTGTCGCCGGCGGAGCTGTTGCACGACCTGTTCGGCTCGAAGGCGCTGTTGCGCAACGCCGCGCAAGGTCGGCTGCCCTCGGAGGTCCGTCGTCGCCGCGCGGCTCGCACGGGCGGGAATGCGGGCGACGCCGGAGGGCTCACCGACGACGAGTGGCAGTCGCTGCACCGCCCCCGGTCCGATCACGCCTTGTCGGTCATCTGGACCACCGACGACGTCGCGTTGCTCGACGAGGCCCGAGCGTTGCTCGGTCCTCGCAAGCGGTCCCACGAGCTCGAGCCCCGCACGTACGGCCACATCGTGGTCGACGAGGCCCAGGACCTCTCTCCCATGGCCTTGCGGACGTTGGGACGCCGCTCGCTCAACGGGTCGATGACCATCGTCGGCGACATCGCCCAATCCACCGGGGCGTGGGCCCACGACGACTGGGACGAGGTGCTCGAACAGCTCCCCCAGAAGCGGCCGTCACGCCGGGCCGAGCTCACCGTCGGCTACCGGATTCCCGCTCCGAACATGGCGATGGCGACCCGGGTGCTGCGCGTCGCCGCTCCCGAGCTCACACCCCCGCGGTCGGTGCGCCAGGACGGCGATCCCCCGCGGATCATCGCGACGGCTGGGGGCGGTCGGTCGCTGGCCGATGCGGTGGTCGATGCCGCGCTCGACGAGGTCGATGCCGTGGGCGCGGGAAGCGTGGCGGTGATCTGTCCGCACACCCTGGTCGACCGGTTGTGCACGGCGTTCGAGGAGCGGCGGGTCGAGTACGGCCGAGCGACCCGCCACGGACTCGATTCGCAGATCACGGTGGTGGCGGTGGGCATCGTGAAGGGGCTCGAGCTCGACGCATCGGTCGTGGTCGAGCCGGCCGCCATCATCGAGGACGAGGCCCAGGGCCTGCGGTCGCTCTATGTGGCGCTCACCCGCTCCACCAAGCGACTGGCCGTGGTCCACGAGCGGCCCTTGCCCGAGTTCCTCGCCGAGTAG
- a CDS encoding VOC family protein produces the protein MAVALNHTIVAARDAEGSARWAAELLGLSAPVPFGHFWVLETANGVSLDFSDHDGEITSQHYAFLVSEDDFDQIFGRIAERRIAHWADPGRTQADSINHNDGGRGVYFASPDGHLLEIITRPYGSSD, from the coding sequence GTGGCCGTCGCGCTCAACCACACGATCGTCGCCGCACGCGACGCCGAAGGATCGGCACGGTGGGCTGCCGAGCTGCTCGGGCTCTCAGCGCCGGTGCCGTTCGGCCACTTCTGGGTGCTCGAGACCGCCAACGGCGTGAGCCTCGACTTCAGCGACCACGACGGCGAGATCACCTCCCAGCACTACGCCTTCCTGGTGAGCGAGGACGACTTCGACCAGATCTTCGGCCGCATCGCCGAGCGGCGCATCGCCCACTGGGCCGACCCCGGGCGCACCCAGGCCGACTCGATCAACCACAACGACGGCGGACGGGGCGTCTACTTCGCGAGTCCGGATGGCCACCTGCTCGAGATCATCACCCGGCCCTACGGAAGCAGCGACTGA
- a CDS encoding phytanoyl-CoA dioxygenase family protein → MQHTAPRLGPNTSVDEVVDTMTTHGYAVVERYLDPDRVAAIVDDLTPVLADTPTGRNDFEGFGTKRIYALFAKTRAFDDLAIDPLVLGVLDRVLGHHQLSAPTGIEIGPGEPEQPLHRDDGIYPVPDPHPELVMNTMWALCDFTEANGATRLVPGSHGGQPRPADDVSMVSAAMPAGSVMFYPGSLWHGGGANQTDEARLGVILEYCASWLRAQETHLLAVPQEVAATLPERLQELLGYNIHPPFVGYVDGRHPRRVLDATVARCTR, encoded by the coding sequence GTGCAGCACACAGCACCACGGTTGGGGCCGAACACGAGCGTCGACGAGGTCGTCGACACGATGACCACCCACGGCTATGCCGTCGTGGAGCGCTACCTCGACCCGGATCGGGTCGCGGCCATCGTCGACGACCTCACCCCCGTGCTGGCCGACACGCCGACGGGACGCAACGACTTCGAGGGCTTCGGCACCAAGCGCATCTACGCGCTGTTCGCCAAGACCAGAGCGTTCGACGACCTGGCCATCGACCCGCTGGTGCTCGGCGTGCTCGACCGGGTGCTCGGCCACCACCAGTTGAGCGCCCCGACGGGCATCGAGATCGGCCCGGGCGAGCCCGAGCAGCCGCTGCACCGCGACGACGGGATCTACCCCGTTCCCGATCCGCATCCCGAGCTGGTGATGAACACCATGTGGGCGTTGTGCGACTTCACCGAGGCCAACGGCGCCACCCGTCTGGTTCCCGGGAGCCACGGCGGCCAGCCCCGTCCCGCCGACGACGTCTCGATGGTCTCGGCGGCGATGCCTGCCGGCTCGGTCATGTTCTATCCCGGCAGTCTGTGGCACGGCGGGGGAGCCAACCAGACCGATGAAGCCCGACTGGGCGTGATCCTCGAGTACTGCGCATCGTGGCTGCGGGCCCAGGAGACCCACCTGCTGGCGGTCCCCCAGGAGGTGGCGGCGACCCTGCCCGAGCGCCTCCAGGAGCTGTTGGGCTACAACATCCATCCGCCCTTCGTCGGCTACGTCGACGGTCGCCACCCCCGGCGGGTGCTGGACGCTACGGTCGCTCGATGCACGAGATGA